The Patescibacteria group bacterium genome segment TCATCAAACTCTACTTCACCTGATTTGGTGTCCCAGCTCACTGAGGCGTTTTGAATACCGTCTTGGGTTGAAAGGACCATTTGGATACCCGCCGCACATGAGCCACAATGCATACCACCTACATCAAATTGTTTTTTTACGATTGCCATATAGAGTTATGGTACTACGCCGTTTTTTCTCGTGCAATCTTGGGTTCACGAAAGTATTTCAGAAGTAAAGAGTTGCCTACTACCGATACCGAGCTAAACGCCATAGCAAAGCCGGCATATTCAGGTTTGAGAAAGGCATTAAACGCACTCTTGCCCCATGGGAGACTGGCGACAAAGGCAGGATAATTTTGCCCGATATAGAAGAGAAGACCTGCCGCCAGCGGAATACCCACGATGTTATAAATAAACGCCCAGAAAAGATTTTGCCAAATCTTGCGAATCGTTTTGCGTGAGAGATCGAGCGCTGTGACAATATCACGCAAGTCATCTTTGATCAGCACAATACTACCAGTCTCGATTGCCACATCAGTACCGGAGCCGACAGCGATGCCCACCTCGGCTTGTGCGAGAGCGGGGGAGTCGTTCACTCCGTCACCAACCATAGCTACTTTCTTCCCTTGGCGCTGGAGTTCTTTGATCACTTCTTCTTTTTTCTCTGGTAATACTTTTGCCATGACGCGATCAATACCCACCATCTTGGCGATGGCTTCTGCGGTTTTTTGGTTATCACCTGTGATCATGATGATTTCAAGACCGCGTTTTTTGAGCTCGGCAATAGTTTCCTTGGCGTGTTCTTTGAGCGTATCAGCCATAGCGAGAACTCCTATCAGCTTACCGTCGTAGGCGATAAAGACGGCGGTCTTCGCTTCGTCCTGCAGGCGATCCAAGTCTTTCTCGCCCGCGATATAATCAATGTTCATCGATTTCATCATTTCGTCATTGCCGACGAGAACTACCTTACCTTCATAAAGAGCTGAAACTCCTTTGCCTGAAACGTTTTTGAACTCTTTGGGTTCCGGGGGGTTCAAATCTTTGGCGGCTTTCACTACCGCTTGGGCGAGCGGATGTTCTGATCCGCGCTCAGCAGTTGCCGCAATCTTAAGCACCTCATCGCGTGACATCCCGCCCATGGGAACTACATCAGTAACTGATAGCTCACCTTTTGTGAGCGTACCTGTTTTATCAAATGCTATAGCATTGAGCGAGCGGGTTTTTTCGAGCGCCTCACCACCTTTGAGGAGTACGCCAAACTCGGCACCACGCCCCGTACCTACCATGATGGCGGTTGGCGTCGCCAGACCCATCGCGCACGGACACGAGATCACAAGCACAGAGACAGCGGCCAAGAGTGCGACAGCAATAATCTTGCCCGCGATGTAATACCAATAGAAGAATGACAAGAGTGCAATGACTACTATAGTAGGTACAAAGTATTCAGATACCCTGTCAGTAAAGTCTTGGATAGGAGCACGAGCGCTTTGCGCCTCTTCTACCATCTTTACGATCTGATGAAGGAGTGTATCTTTACCTACTTTGGATGCGCGGCATTTGAGGAGCCCGTAGCTATTTACAGTTGCTCCGATGACCTGATCGCCAGCTTTTTTATTGACGGGGATTGACTCTCCGGTGATGATTTTCTCGTCGATAGCCGTCTCACCCTCAATAACTAAGCCATCAGTAGCTACTTTTTCACCCGGTTTTACCAAAAATACATCGCCAATCTGGATGTCCCCAATCTTTACCGTGACTTCTTTGCCATCTCGGATGACGATAGCGTCTTGAGGGGCGAGTTTTAAGAGTTTGCGGATAGCGCTCGATGCCTGACCTTTGGCTCGGGCTTCAAAGTAGCGGCCAAGAATAAGAAACGATATGAGTGCGGCAGAAGATTCCCAATACGGGTGGCTCAATCCTTGCCATAGTTGTTGGTAAAAGAATGAGTCAGGGCTAAGTTTGAATGTCATCGAGAAGAAAAATCCAAATGCCGACAGAAGATACGCGGTAGTGGTTCCCAATACCACGAGTACATCCATATTGGTCGATCCTACGCGTAGCGCGGTAAAGGCGTTGCGGTAGAATGGCCATGCCACAAAAAACTGGATGGGTGTGGTCATGATGAGGTATACCCAATTGAGATCTATGAAGGTGCCATTGGTGCACGCGCCATCGATAACTTTGATGATCGCATCACCACCGGCGCAAAGTGCATGGCCGTGTTGGAGATTGAGCATATGCACCGCCATATAGTAGAGAATAATGGGGGTAGCGAGCAGAAACGAAATAATCGTGCGATTACGCAGGTGCAGTATCTCTGCCAAGCGGTGTTTTTCTACTTCTTCCTCTTCGAGGGCGCCCTCTTTGGGTACGATAAGCCCATAGCCCAGTTTTTTGAGAAGGCCCCGTATTGCCTCGAGTGTGATGGTGGTGGGGTCATATTCGACGATGAGGCGCTCTGAGCTGTAGTTTGCGTTTGCCTTGGTGACGCCCTTTTGCGCTGAAAGAATTTTATTGATGAGTACTTGGCAGTTTGCGCAGTGCATGCCCTGTACTCGATAACTTTGACGAATGGTTGCCATATAGAGTGAGAAATATGCTATAGTAATACTATTAACTCTATCTTATCACGGGAACGCAAAGCTCCCTGTGCATACATATGGGTAACAAATATATCATTTTTCTTTTATTTGGAGCGCTTTTGATTGGTAGCGGCATTGTCTACGAAAAGTATTACCGTCCGAAAGATGTTGGAGCTGTCGCGTGGGATGGTGTGACGGTACTTGAGCGCAATATGATATCACTCGCAGACAAATGGCGGTTTGAGCCCAACACGCTTGAGACTAAACGCGGAGCCAAGGTGATTTTGCATATCTATAATCAAGATATCTATGATCATGGCATCGGCATTGATAACTTCGCCGTCAATGAACGCCTTTTCCCCAAGAGTACGACAACCGTGACATTTATTGCTTCAGAAAAAGGGGAGTTTCAATTTTATTGCTCGGTCGCTTGTGGCGATGGTCATTATGACCAAATAGGCAAGCTCATCGTCCACGAGGAGTAGGACGATCGTTACCCAACAGAAATACCGCAAAGCCAGCGGCGGCAAGCCCCACATCACGGTAGAGATCAGGAGTCAGTTTAAGTCCTTTAAAGTTTACATACGCTACAAAAATAGTGGTTATCATACCGCCCGCAAGAAAGCCAGCAAGACGCACCTGAATACCGGTGATGAGCGCGAGCGCTATGAGTGCTTCTAAAATACCTGTATAAAAATTGAGAGGCCGTGAGAGCTCACGCCCTATGCCAAAGAGTTGTTCGATCTCGGCGGCTCCTTGCCCTGCGCTTGCTGGTGTAAGTTTATGAATCGCAAAAAGTATAAAAACAACGGCAAGCCCAAGCCGTAGAATGATGGGTGCAAGCCATGAGAGTTTTCTACCAATATTGTTAAACCGTTCCATAAGAGTAAGTATATATGGAAAATCACTGTATATCGTGTGGATAAGATATGCATAGCTTGTGGAGTGCACTCACCCTAAAATAGACGCATGTCATGGCGTTTTATCGCAATGAGTACTCTTGTTTTTGGTCTCGCACATGTTGCTTTTGTGTACGCAGGACCACGAGAAGTTTTTTTGGCGAGCGAGCTCAAGTTCATTGATTTTCAAAGTCCTGCGCCTGAATACACGATTGGAGCTGATGTGCGCAGTAAGCTCAAAGACCACTTTAGTTCAACATATAATCGAATATTGGCAACCAATATTCGTTTTGAACATGAAGCGGGGCGCGTTGAACGGGCGATCGCCGCGCGTGAACTTATGGGTGATGCTCAGCAATTAAGAACGAAGCTCGCGCACGCGCGTACGCGTCTTGCCGAAAGTCGAGCGGCGCTTAGTAGCATCAAGGGTGATTTTGAAAATATTTTTATCTTTGATCTACAGGCAACACCGCGTACGCGGATGGGTAGGATGCGCGGTCGATTTGAAAAGGAAGTAGCAATCCCGATGCGGGGCGCGCATACAATGCTGATGGGTGTAGTACTCAAACTCAAGGAGATCCAATGATTTCGCGTATCAAGCATCACTTATCTATAGTAACTATCGTGCTTGTCTCGGCGCTTACGACCTTTAGTGTGCTTTGGATGCGCGATGTGGTACGGATAGTAGAGCCGACGACAAATGCCGCAGCATCTGAGATGCCACAAATGATATATGATCCAGTAATCGAACAGACGCTTTCATCGGGCGATTCTATCGATCCAGATGCTATCGAAAGAGATTTGCGTGCCATTGAGCTTCACACGGCCGGTGAAGGATTAGCGGATATTCAGGTATTACTAGGAAATCAATAATGATCTGGCCAGCTATCGCGCTTGTAGGATATTTTTGTTCAGCACTTTCTAAAATTATTGATAAGGGTCTTTTAGCACGCACTATTCCCGATCCTCGAGTCTATACCGTATGGACGGGGATTTTAAGCAGTTTTATTATTTTGTTCGCGCCGTTCGGATTTCATCTCTTGCCGCTCAAAATCATGGGGTGGGCGTTGTTGTCGGGAGTTGCGTTTGGTATATCATTATATTGTTTTTATAGTGCGTTGCGCCGCTTTGAAGTATCGCGTGTTGTGCCGCTCTTTGTCGGTATTGCGCCATTTATCACTATCGCACTTTCGGCAAAAGTGCTGGGTGAACGGGTAGATGGCTGGAATTTTGGAGTATTCGCGCTTTTGATTTTGGGCGGCGTATTACTCGCATGGGAGGGTAGGGGGCATATGCTTTTCAGCGCACTGTTGGGTGGATGGACTCTCGCCGCCGCTTTTGCTCTTTCAGTACACTTTGTATCTGCGCGTATTGTTTTTGACGCGACGCCGTCTTTTATCAATGGGCTTATCTGGACGCGATTTGGGCTTATTCTTTTTGCACTCTCATTGATATTGTTTCCAAGTGTGCGCCGCGCGCTTAGGGGTGCCAAGCGCCCCGCGCGGCGGGGTATCGCGATCTTCGGTCTCAACAAACTTATCGGTGCGGCAGGTCTTTTTTTGATCAACTTGGCGCTTGCAAAGATATCGGTTTCCCTTGTGCATGCGTTGGGTAGTTTTGAATATTTATTCGCGTTTTTACTAGCAGGTGTTCTCTCGCATCTATTGCCACAGTATAAGGCAGAAGACTTCTCGCGTGGCGCCGCGCTCATGAAGTTGTCGGGGGTGGCGGCGCTTGGTGTAGCTTCATATTTGCTCTTTATCGCATGAGGTATCAGAAAAAAAAGCATCGCCGAATACTGCGCATGTTAGTTGGGGTGGTGCTGTTTGTTTGTTTGGTAGTGGGCGTTTTGGTTTTACGCATACCTGTACAAGAGCCGCGCATATGGGGGGTGACATTCTCACATATTTACGCCCGTTCTATGGGGCTTTCATGGATTGAGACTTATGAGGCGGTGTTGCAAGATTTGGGTGTGCGGCATCTGCGTATACCGGTGTATTGGCCCGAAGTCGAGCATCAGCGGGATCAATGGTCTTTTGATGATTATGATTATATGTTGGCGCGTGCGGGCGATATGGACGCAAAGGTTATCATGGCGATTGGTCGCAAGGTACCGCGTTGGCCGGAGTGTCATGAGGCGCCGTGGACCTACGGCATGCCCGATATAGAAAAAGACGAGTTTCTGTTGCGCTATATGCGTATGGCGGTCGAGCGTTATCGAAGCTTCCCGCAGGTAGTGGCGTGGCAAGTTGAGAATGAGCCTTTTTTGCCATTTGGCGTTTGTCCGCCGTTTCGCAAAGAATTTCTTGATCGCGAGATAGCACTCGTGCGCGAGCTCGATCCATCACGACCTATCATGATTACCGATTCGGGAGAGCTTTCCATGTGGGTGCCGGCCATGTCGCGCGCGGATATTTTTGGTACGACTATGTACCGTACTATCTATAATGGGCGCATTGGCTATATCACTTATCCTTTGCCGCCGTCATTTTTCCGTCTGAAGCGCGCGGCAGCGGAGCTTTTTGCAGGCAAGAGGCAGGGGGTTGTTATCGAACTACAAGCAGAGCCGTGGGGGCCTGGAGATGCTCAACATTTTACGCGTGAGGAGCGCGAGAAATCTTTTGGCGACGATGACTTACCGGCCATGACTGCCTATGCCACTAAAACAGGATTCGATACTTTTTATTTCTGGGGGGTTGAATTTTGGTACTCACTCAAAACAAAGGGTGAACCAGAGCTTTGGGAAGATGCGCGCACACTTTTCCATGAAAGTCACAAATAAGGTTTTGGGTCGTTATACCTTATGAATCAATCATTATTAGGTTTAGTAAACTAGAGTATGAAAAAAATATTTATTATCGTAGCGATGGGGGTACTCGTTGTACCCTTAATATCATTTGTCTCGGCAAGAACCGCAGATGAAATTCGTGCTGAGATTAAGGAGATCGAGACAAAGCTAATGACATTGCGCAAAGAGCTCGCGAGCGTCGAGGGGCAGGGCAATGTATGGTGCTATAGCTTTGAACAAAACTTACGCATCGGAGATAAGAATAATGCTACGATGGAGCTCAAAGAAGTATTGCGCCGCGAAGGCATCTATACACGAAGAGACGCGAGCGCCGATTTTGATGAGACGCTTGCCGCAAGTGTAACGGCGTTTCAAGAAAAATATCGTGATGACATCTTGCGCCCCGTAGGGCTCTCAAACGGTACTGGATATGTAGGCAAAGGTACCCGCGCAAAACTCAACGCGCTCTATGGGTGTACGCGCCCACCAGTGACCGGGCAAAATATCGATGTCAAAACGCCTGCAGTCTTTACGATTACACCCAATACCACTGCGCGCGTAGTTAACTATCAAAATATGACGATTACTCTTAAACATATCTCGCTTACCAAAATCGTGTGTATCACGACACCGTGTATTTCACCGATATTTGCTCAGATTGAGGTTGCAACGCCGGGTGGATGTGGGATAGATGCTGATCCGCGTTGCTTGGGCGCGCCAAGTTTTCGTCAGGAGTATACAATGGCGCGTGGCCAGACTATTGATGTGATGGGTTTGCCAATCACACTCTCTGAGATCAGTGAGAGTAAGGCAACATTTAAAATAGGAAAAGAAGACTCAACTACCAATCAGCCGCCCGTTATCAAAAGCGTCAAAGGTCCTACACAGCTTAGTGTCGGCGAAGTGGGCGGATGGATAATCGAGGCATACGATCCTGAGCGCGCGAGCTTGCGTTACTCAGTGATGTGGGGTGATGAGAATAATTATGCGAGTCCTTCAGATATTTCTGGCCGAGAAGGGGGTGCTACTAACGCGCAGACGACAACCTTTACTCATTCATATGCTCGAGCGGGGGCCTATACGATACGCTTTGTCGTGAGTGACAACGCAGGGCAAGAGGCAAAATCAAGCATGACTATTCAGGTGGGCGAGAAAATCGCCAACGGGTCTTTGTATTTTCGACCGGACTCGATGAATCTTAGAGTGGGTCAGACACAGGGGGTTGCGGCATATTTTCAGCCCGCGATGCCGTCCTGTCCTACTGGTATGGCGTGTGCACAAGTAATGCCCGCCTCTTATCGCGTAGACGCAAGATTTAGTGTCGAGAACTCTAGTATCATAGGGTTTCAATATGCGATGCCAGGGTGCATGGCTCCCGAATCGGTTTATAGTTACTGTGGCACCTATGTCATCGCAGAAGGTAAGCAAGTCGGATCAACAAAAATACTGGCAAGTTGGAATGGCTTTACTGCAACCATGCCCGTGAGCGTCTCACAATAGATTATAGAAGTTTTAGATTCGCGGTGTCCTCGCGCAGTCCCGCGAGAAACGCACTACCAGCCATCGGCTTACTGCCCGATGGCTGTATTGTTTTGAGGTGTATCAAAAAATCTTGTGCTACGGCGTAGACCTGTTTGTCACGAGTGACCAGATCGCCCGGCGTTTCATTTTCA includes the following:
- a CDS encoding heavy metal-associated domain-containing protein, whose product is MAIVKKQFDVGGMHCGSCAAGIQMVLSTQDGIQNASVSWDTKSGEVEFDDSKVTVEQIQKSVSELGYSATAK
- a CDS encoding heavy metal translocating P-type ATPase → MATIRQSYRVQGMHCANCQVLINKILSAQKGVTKANANYSSERLIVEYDPTTITLEAIRGLLKKLGYGLIVPKEGALEEEEVEKHRLAEILHLRNRTIISFLLATPIILYYMAVHMLNLQHGHALCAGGDAIIKVIDGACTNGTFIDLNWVYLIMTTPIQFFVAWPFYRNAFTALRVGSTNMDVLVVLGTTTAYLLSAFGFFFSMTFKLSPDSFFYQQLWQGLSHPYWESSAALISFLILGRYFEARAKGQASSAIRKLLKLAPQDAIVIRDGKEVTVKIGDIQIGDVFLVKPGEKVATDGLVIEGETAIDEKIITGESIPVNKKAGDQVIGATVNSYGLLKCRASKVGKDTLLHQIVKMVEEAQSARAPIQDFTDRVSEYFVPTIVVIALLSFFYWYYIAGKIIAVALLAAVSVLVISCPCAMGLATPTAIMVGTGRGAEFGVLLKGGEALEKTRSLNAIAFDKTGTLTKGELSVTDVVPMGGMSRDEVLKIAATAERGSEHPLAQAVVKAAKDLNPPEPKEFKNVSGKGVSALYEGKVVLVGNDEMMKSMNIDYIAGEKDLDRLQDEAKTAVFIAYDGKLIGVLAMADTLKEHAKETIAELKKRGLEIIMITGDNQKTAEAIAKMVGIDRVMAKVLPEKKEEVIKELQRQGKKVAMVGDGVNDSPALAQAEVGIAVGSGTDVAIETGSIVLIKDDLRDIVTALDLSRKTIRKIWQNLFWAFIYNIVGIPLAAGLLFYIGQNYPAFVASLPWGKSAFNAFLKPEYAGFAMAFSSVSVVGNSLLLKYFREPKIAREKTA
- a CDS encoding cupredoxin domain-containing protein codes for the protein MGNKYIIFLLFGALLIGSGIVYEKYYRPKDVGAVAWDGVTVLERNMISLADKWRFEPNTLETKRGAKVILHIYNQDIYDHGIGIDNFAVNERLFPKSTTTVTFIASEKGEFQFYCSVACGDGHYDQIGKLIVHEE
- a CDS encoding DoxX family protein codes for the protein MERFNNIGRKLSWLAPIILRLGLAVVFILFAIHKLTPASAGQGAAEIEQLFGIGRELSRPLNFYTGILEALIALALITGIQVRLAGFLAGGMITTIFVAYVNFKGLKLTPDLYRDVGLAAAGFAVFLLGNDRPTPRGR
- a CDS encoding DMT family transporter, coding for MIWPAIALVGYFCSALSKIIDKGLLARTIPDPRVYTVWTGILSSFIILFAPFGFHLLPLKIMGWALLSGVAFGISLYCFYSALRRFEVSRVVPLFVGIAPFITIALSAKVLGERVDGWNFGVFALLILGGVLLAWEGRGHMLFSALLGGWTLAAAFALSVHFVSARIVFDATPSFINGLIWTRFGLILFALSLILFPSVRRALRGAKRPARRGIAIFGLNKLIGAAGLFLINLALAKISVSLVHALGSFEYLFAFLLAGVLSHLLPQYKAEDFSRGAALMKLSGVAALGVASYLLFIA
- a CDS encoding cellulase family glycosylhydrolase: MRYQKKKHRRILRMLVGVVLFVCLVVGVLVLRIPVQEPRIWGVTFSHIYARSMGLSWIETYEAVLQDLGVRHLRIPVYWPEVEHQRDQWSFDDYDYMLARAGDMDAKVIMAIGRKVPRWPECHEAPWTYGMPDIEKDEFLLRYMRMAVERYRSFPQVVAWQVENEPFLPFGVCPPFRKEFLDREIALVRELDPSRPIMITDSGELSMWVPAMSRADIFGTTMYRTIYNGRIGYITYPLPPSFFRLKRAAAELFAGKRQGVVIELQAEPWGPGDAQHFTREEREKSFGDDDLPAMTAYATKTGFDTFYFWGVEFWYSLKTKGEPELWEDARTLFHESHK
- a CDS encoding PKD domain-containing protein, with protein sequence MKKIFIIVAMGVLVVPLISFVSARTADEIRAEIKEIETKLMTLRKELASVEGQGNVWCYSFEQNLRIGDKNNATMELKEVLRREGIYTRRDASADFDETLAASVTAFQEKYRDDILRPVGLSNGTGYVGKGTRAKLNALYGCTRPPVTGQNIDVKTPAVFTITPNTTARVVNYQNMTITLKHISLTKIVCITTPCISPIFAQIEVATPGGCGIDADPRCLGAPSFRQEYTMARGQTIDVMGLPITLSEISESKATFKIGKEDSTTNQPPVIKSVKGPTQLSVGEVGGWIIEAYDPERASLRYSVMWGDENNYASPSDISGREGGATNAQTTTFTHSYARAGAYTIRFVVSDNAGQEAKSSMTIQVGEKIANGSLYFRPDSMNLRVGQTQGVAAYFQPAMPSCPTGMACAQVMPASYRVDARFSVENSSIIGFQYAMPGCMAPESVYSYCGTYVIAEGKQVGSTKILASWNGFTATMPVSVSQ